The Deinococcus detaillensis DNA segment GCTTGGCTGGGAACCGCACGGATGACCGGCATGGCGAACTGGAACGCGAGAACGAGCGCCTCAAGGTCCTGGTTGGCGAGAAGGAATTGGCGCTCCACATCGCAAAAAAAGCACGGGATCTCTGAGTCCAGCTGCGCTTCTCGTGCTCTACGAGGAGCTGCTCAGAGACCAGCCGCAGCTAAGTCTGGCCCGCTTCGCGCGCGAAGCGGGTATTCCTGCCTGGACGCTGCGGGATGCTCGCCAGCAGATTCTCCGTCAGCAGGAGCGCGACATCGAGCAGCAA contains these protein-coding regions:
- a CDS encoding transposase — encoded protein: MGKQRKKWPTDTKEQIVLAVLGGQLNVAEAARQHGVNESLIHTWKAQFLEAGRARVLDRTAPVSGLPAWLGTARMTGMANWNARTSASRSWLARRNWRSTSQKKHGISESSCASRALRGAAQRPAAAKSGPLRARSGYSCLDAAGCSPADSPSAGARHRAA